The sequence tcaggtttattacagCGGCCCAGAGGAGTTGACACTCAAAGCTCTGAGCCGCAACAAAGGGGTTAGAGAGTTTTATGCACATACAGGCATGATTAAATCGGTTTGCAGGGCTGGgtgattgcaaagagcaggacaagggttaGTGAGATAAgttccagttcctagtattgtgagtccccactttctgagactacgtgATCATGGCCTATGTGATCCAGATTTTGCAAGGAAAAAGGTGAGTTACAGAGGCAAAAGAAGTAGGAggctatgtaaaattttaacttttcctcttcatgaGAAGGAGATAACGGTGTTAATGACTGGTTGTCAAGTAAGAAAGGTAATAACTAGTTTGATTACAGATATATTTTAAAGGTACGACCATTGGATCCAAAGGATTTGAAGTAAAGGTTAAGAAAAGTGAGAAACTAAGGAAAACTTTTGGATTTTTGTCTGAACAATAGGGTTAAGTTTGGTGCTATTTCAGCCACAGGAAAATATGGGACAATTAGAtttactgtttttcttctttcaaatatCCTCAGGGTAAAGGGTGATAGCAGGTGGAATTACTTAAAGGATCTTTTAGGGAGTCTGTAAAATAGATGAGAACCTCACCTGAGGATCTGGAACTGAAAGCATTGTCCTCTACATTTAGGCTGGCTGCAAACATCTGAGACAGCAGGGAAAGATTACTGCTCACATTCGACTACAATAACATtcaatatggcaccccactccagtactcttgcctggaaaatcccatggacggaggagcctggtaggctgcagtccatggggtcgctaagagtcggacacgactgagcaacttcactttcacttttcactcttatgcattggagaaggaaatggcaacccactccagtgttcttgcctggagaatcccagggacagaggagcctggtgggctgccatctatggggtcgcacagagtcggatatgactgaagcgacttagcagcagcagcagcagtagcagcagcagtgctattattatgttttaaaaggaatttGCTGATTCCAGTAATTAGGAAGTAGGTGGAGAAATCTGGCTTTAGTTACATTTGATTCCAGGAGCTCAAATTATGCCAATagttatctctctttctctctttctcattcattattgtttccattctcttttttacattcttttttttttatggagatttttttctttattgagaaCTTAAGACTTGGGTACATCAAATAAAACCaatttcttgggaaaaaaaaatcaaaacccacaatagaaaaaaaaaaaatgttaacactgTCTGGGCCATAGCAGAACCCAGAGAATACATTCTTTAAATTGAAATATTCTAGGTGCTTCATAATTGACCTTTTGATACAAAATGAGCCAATAAATTTGCAAATGGGGTTCTTGGTGTTGAGGTCCATGGAACAAGCTAGGAAGTCTTCAAACCTTGAGCTAAATTCCATGAGAGTTTATTTGGCTTTTGAATAGGTTCATCCTTGTCTAAGaggtagcagcagcaacagcgtCCACCTTCTGAGCAGCTTCTTTCTTGGCATGATGAGCCTGAAGGACCTCCACAGCCTCCTCCACCTTGGAGCAGAGAGACTCGGGGGACTCCAGCATGTGCAGCAACTCCGAGCTGTTGATCTCCAGCAGCATCCCAGTTATCTTCCCAGCCAGGTTCGAGTGCATCATCTGGATGAGTGGGAACAGACGTTAACCCAGCATCTGCTTCTgttcctgggtggggagggagttgCTGTGGCCAGAATGGAGGCGGTCAGCGGCTCCTGCCCCTGAACGTGGACCGCAGGCGGGGGTGCCTGCAGGGGCTGGATGGCAGGGTGAGGACTGCGGATGCTGGAGGCATATTTATAAGGTGCAACAGCCCAAGGAGCAgtggcagcaacagcagcacGAGGCGCTAAGTTCTGCACAGCTGTAGGAACACCTCCAGACTGGCAGCTTTTAGTCAGCCCTTGCTGGGTGGCACCAGCCCCACCAAAGTCCATAGCCAAGTGGTCAGGGCACTCAGACCCGACTCTCTGAGTGGTAGTAGGGATGCCGCCAGAAGCTGGAGCATTACCAGTTGGAGCCAGATGGCGAAGAGCTGGACGAGGCCCAGACTGGCATATAGCACTAGGCATTCCTTGGAAGCCTTGAGATCTCCCACCTTGCTGCCAGCATGGATTAGGCCTCATTTGTGCTAACTGGTTAGGTGTGTAATACAGAGGTCTTCCCTGAGTCTGTGGAACTGCTGGCACAAAGTAGCCCCCAGCTGCAGGCAGGAACTGATTTAAGATGGCATTGGTGAGCAGTGCCCTCATCCCAGCCACCTGTTGCATATACTGGTTGGTCAAGTgagcctttctctcctcctttctctggGCCAGAGCGACATACAGTGGCTTGGAGCCCACGATGCATCCATTCATCTCCCTGACTGCTTTGGTTGCCTCTTCAGGGGACGAGAAGCAGACAAAGCCaaatcctttgcttctcccatcctccaGCATCACCTTAGCACTGGTGATTGATCCAAAAGGAGAAAACTCTTTCCTTAACTTCTTGTCATGGATGGTTTCATCCAAGATTTTAATGTAGAGATTCACCCCCTGATAGCAACTAATCATCTCCTGCTTCAGCTGTTCAAATTTTTGCTTTAACTCGGCCTGCCACTCCACTTTCTTTTGTGCATGGCCAACGAAAAGGACCTTCCCAgtgatttcttttccattcatctcttCCACAGCCTTATTGGCCTCCTCGTGTTTTTCATAACTCACAAAGCCAAAGCCTTTGGATTTCCCAATGGGATCTCTCATCACCTTGACACTTAGGGTCTTACCAAACTCTCTAAATAGCTCTTTCAGATTCTCATCATCAACCTTTTCCCCGAAGTTTTTTATGTAAACATTGGTGAATTCCTTGGCTTTGGCTCCAAGTTCAGTTTCCCGCTCTTTTCGAGacttgaatctgcctgcaaacgcTTTGCAGTCGTTGAGGAGCATGCCGTTCATCTTCTCCACGGCCTTGTCGGCAGCCTCCTGGGTCTCGAAGTGGATAAAGGCATAACCCTTAGAACCGTTTTCATCACACACCACCTTGCAGGACAGAATGTTCCCCACAGCAGAAAAAGTATCATAAAGTGCCTTGTCATCTATAGATTTCTCCAGGTTCTTGATGAAGACGTTTCCCACACCAGATTTTCTCAGAGACAGATCCCTCTGAGACCACATGATTCGGATTGGCTTTCCCTTAATTACATCAAAGTTCATGGTGTCCAAGGCCCGCTCAGCATCGGCCGGCTGCTGGAAGTTGACGTAGGCATAACCCAGGGAGCGGCGGGTGATCATATAGCGGCAGGCCCAGATGGACAGCACAGGCCCTGCAGGACTGAACTTTTCGTACAGCATGGCCTCGGTGACGTCTGAGCGCAGGTCACCCAtgacctttttatttatttattttgcttcagaCTCCTAGGCCCGAAAGTGGTGGAGGCTGCAGCGACCCGGGGCTGAGAgctctttttttcattcttactaGGTTCTGTTTCCTGGTGAATTATCACCTCTGTGATAATAAAAAGTTCTTGTAGAAAATGATTGCTAATAAATTTACATTAATTATATTCCTTCTTTGtaatcataaatattttaggagaacacatacatacacataaataaataatctttgttctgatattttatttaaccctccAAAAGACTTTTTTGGATCCCTTAAGTATCCCTTCTGAAACAATATTGATCAATATTTCAGGACCATTAAGATTGGCCTGGAATGAGAAATGTGCCCAGTTTTTGTCCAGGAAGAATGGAGCACCATGATTGAAAAATCCACCCTTACTGTAAAATGGCATGGAGGAAATTTTCCAAGTTTCCAAAGAAAAGGGAATTGAAAAGGACTGTCGGGAGCAAAATTACTATAACTACCACATGTATATAACATGTTTtcataaaactctttttttttttcatatttttctaattatctaCTTCTCCCTGTCAAAAGAATAATTGAAGGAAAATGAtactgttgtctttttgatagttAAACATTTTCTATGCTAAGTGAGTGAATGTAAAGTGAATGAACCAACAAATGAATCATCATGATTCTTCcattaagaaaaaagataataCCGAAAATAACTATCACAACATATTTTTTCAGATGTATAATCTATCTTACATATTCTTTGGGAGactatttttcttataaaaagagaTTTAAGCACATTTTCTGAAGGGTCTAAAGGAGaataaaaaacccaaacaatattaataatattaatagagtttggacaagaaaaaaattgatgaacTATGATTTTTATTATGTGAAAGCATGACATATCACTTGACTATCAAAAATTGCCATTTGCTTAATTTCCTATTAACTAGAAGAAATTAGGCTCATATTAAATAgattttcctggtagctcagatggaaaagaatctgcctgcaatgtgggagacctgggttagatccctgggtcgagaagatcccatggaggagggcatggcaaaccatcccagtagtcttgcctggagaatcccaatgggtaaaggagcctggcaggctatatagtccatgggttggcaaagagttgtacacaactgaatgactaagcacagaacagttATTTCTTTAACTGCTTTTGTCAAGAAGATAATGTAAATCCCTAGAAATGATGCTATAGTTtatatagtatagtatattaTAGGCATATTTAATAGAGGAAGCACTGGATAACTACTAGTACATTTATTATTCTACATCTACATCTGTGTGCTCAGAAGTATCCAGCACTGTGTGGCCCTGTTAGACTAGGAAAAAGAAGTTGAAAACATcaatggctaaaagacaaagaagggagaaGCCTGCAAAAATGGAATAAAGGGTGGTCCGAGGACCGGAGTGGGAatctcaggtgaaacaaacagtcctcctggctagcccaatttacatagggcaagctcagggggaggaaaaaaaaatatatgaaaagaggagccaaaattgagccccTCTTATCATCTCTTCTTTCGTGTTGGCCTGCCTTCATGCCTCAacgatgtattttcctttgcttgccaaataaaactgagctgaaaTACTGGTTTGCTGtttaaaactgagctgtaacatagctgtaacactggtctgccatttcaaatttttgctgcagcgAGAGAGAACTGAGGAATTTACACACTCCCCCGAcagccccatgaacagcagcctgccaggttcctctgcctatgaaattttccaggtaagaatactggagtggggtgccatttcttcctccaggggatctcctggacccagggattgaacccacatctcctgtctctcctgcatttcaggtggattctttaccactagtgccacctgggaaacctacaCTTATTATTAGCAAACTACGAAAAGAGTATTAAATCTGTCCTGTTGTTCCTTATGGAACTATCTCTACTAAGACTCTCAAATTATCATGCACATGCATTTGCAAAAATTTTAGCCAAAGAAATATGTGACATAGTaagtgatagctcagttggtaaagaatctgcctgcaatgcaggagaccctagctcaattcctgggttgggaagatcccctcaagaaggggataggctacccactccagcattcttaggcttcccttatggcacagctggtaaagaatctgcctgtaatgcaagagactttggttcgattcctgggttgggaagatcccttggagaagggaaaaactacccattccagtattctggcctggagaattccatgactgtacagtcatgaggttgcaaagagtcagatgtgac comes from Bubalus kerabau isolate K-KA32 ecotype Philippines breed swamp buffalo chromosome 7, PCC_UOA_SB_1v2, whole genome shotgun sequence and encodes:
- the LOC129657204 gene encoding LOW QUALITY PROTEIN: polyadenylate-binding protein 4-like (The sequence of the model RefSeq protein was modified relative to this genomic sequence to represent the inferred CDS: deleted 2 bases in 1 codon; substituted 1 base at 1 genomic stop codon); amino-acid sequence: MGDLRSDVTEAMLYEKFSPAGPVLSIWACRYMITRRSLGYAYVNFQQPADAERALDTMNFDVIKGKPIRIMWSQRDLSLRKSGVGNVFIKNLEKSIDDKALYDTFSAVGNILSCKVVCDENGSKGYAFIHFETQEAADKAVEKMNGMLLNDCKAFAGRFKSRKERETELGAKAKEFTNVYIKNFGEKVDDENLKELFREFGKTLSVKVMRDPIGKSKGFGFVSYEKHEEANKAVEEMNGKEITGKVLFVGHAQKKVEWQAELKQKFEQLKQEMISCYQGVNLYIKILDETIHDKKLRKEFSPFGSITSAKVMLEDGRSKGFGFVCFSSPEEATKAVREMNGCIVGSKPLYVALAQRKEERKAHLTNQYMQQVAGMRALLTNAILNQFLPAAGGYFVPAVPQTQGRPLYYTPNQLAQMRPNPCWQQGGRSQGFQGMPSAICQSGPRPALRHLAPTGNAPASGGIPTTTQRVGSECPDHLAMDFGGAGATQQGLTKSCQSGGVPTAVQNLAPRAAVAATAPWAVAPYKYASSIRSPHPAIQPLQAPPPAVHVQGQEPLTASILATATPPTQEQKQMLGXRLFPLIQMMHSNLAGKITGMLLEINSSELLHMLESPESLCSKVEEAVEVLQAHHAKKEAAQKVDAVAAATS